A window of Ketobacter sp. MCCC 1A13808 contains these coding sequences:
- a CDS encoding PilT/PilU family type 4a pilus ATPase, with product MEFIDYLRYFSERDGSDLYLSTGAPPSAKFYGKLVPIEKDPLPPNRVKEIAYSIMNEDQKAEFEHKPEMNLAISEAGVGRFRVNIFKQRSQISMVIRAIKTEIPHYKDLGLPDTLPKLVMQKRGLVLFVGGTGSGKSTSLAALIDYRNSNSAGHIITIEDPVEFVHHHKMSIVNQREVGMDTNSYDDALENTLRQAPDVILIGEIRTAEQMEQAIAFAETGHLCISTLHANNANQALDRIINFFPEERHKQLFLDLSLNMRGIISQRLIPTIDGKRAAAIEILLGTPRVCDLIKQGKVDEIKEVMLKSEAQGMQTFDTALYQLYKSKKISMDEALKNADSKNNLRLRITLEENGTAAPTPAAQQKPVQAAPQQTAQTGTRPAARPATDASATAQRPAPPPPKQKLSGLDGLSLEPIDDIEEVKESDPGRVTFQVNKK from the coding sequence ATGGAATTTATTGATTACCTTAGATACTTCTCTGAACGCGATGGCTCTGATCTTTACCTGAGCACCGGAGCGCCACCCAGCGCTAAATTCTATGGCAAGCTCGTGCCCATTGAAAAAGATCCCCTACCACCCAATCGCGTGAAAGAAATTGCATACTCGATTATGAACGAGGATCAAAAAGCGGAGTTCGAACATAAGCCGGAAATGAATCTCGCTATATCGGAAGCGGGAGTTGGCCGGTTTCGGGTCAATATATTCAAGCAACGCAGTCAAATCTCCATGGTCATCCGGGCCATTAAAACTGAAATCCCGCACTATAAGGATTTGGGATTACCGGACACCCTGCCCAAGTTGGTCATGCAAAAGCGCGGCCTGGTTCTGTTTGTAGGAGGAACGGGATCTGGTAAATCCACCTCACTGGCGGCTTTAATCGACTATCGTAATTCCAATAGTGCAGGTCACATCATTACCATCGAAGACCCCGTTGAGTTCGTCCACCACCATAAAATGTCCATCGTCAATCAGCGCGAAGTCGGCATGGATACCAACAGTTATGATGATGCGTTGGAAAACACCTTGCGTCAGGCGCCGGACGTCATTCTGATCGGAGAAATACGAACCGCGGAACAAATGGAACAAGCCATCGCCTTCGCTGAAACCGGCCATCTTTGTATCTCCACCCTTCACGCCAATAACGCCAACCAGGCTTTGGATCGGATCATTAATTTTTTCCCCGAAGAGCGCCATAAACAACTGTTTCTGGATCTGTCGCTTAATATGCGCGGCATTATTTCGCAACGCTTGATTCCGACTATAGACGGAAAACGCGCAGCGGCAATCGAGATTTTGCTGGGCACGCCACGAGTTTGCGACCTTATCAAACAAGGCAAGGTGGATGAAATCAAAGAGGTCATGCTGAAATCCGAAGCACAAGGCATGCAAACGTTTGATACTGCACTGTACCAATTATACAAATCGAAAAAGATTTCCATGGACGAGGCGTTGAAAAACGCCGACTCGAAAAACAATCTTCGATTGCGCATAACGCTAGAAGAAAATGGTACCGCCGCTCCGACTCCAGCAGCTCAGCAAAAACCGGTACAAGCAGCGCCGCAACAAACAGCGCAAACCGGTACAAGGCCTGCTGCCCGTCCTGCTACCGACGCATCCGCAACCGCTCAAAGGCCCGCACCGCCACCACCAAAACAAAAACTGTCCGGCTTGGATGGTCTCTCCCTTGAACCCATTGATGATATTGAAGAGGTGAAAGAATCCGATCCCGGTCGCGTCACATTCCAGGTCAACAAAAAGTGA